Proteins from a genomic interval of Hydrogenophaga sp. PAMC20947:
- a CDS encoding FKBP-type peptidyl-prolyl cis-trans isomerase has product MNTNPSGLQYEDTVVGNGEVAKAGGPVQVHYTGWLFNEGVQGAKFDSSKDRGQPFEFSLGAGQVIKGWDEGVQGMAVGGTRRLVIPAALGYGARGAGGVIPPNATLLFEVDLLAV; this is encoded by the coding sequence ATGAACACGAACCCCAGCGGCCTGCAATACGAAGACACCGTGGTTGGCAATGGCGAAGTGGCCAAGGCCGGCGGCCCGGTGCAGGTGCACTACACAGGCTGGCTCTTCAACGAGGGTGTGCAGGGAGCCAAGTTTGATTCCAGCAAAGACCGCGGCCAGCCGTTCGAATTCTCCCTCGGAGCGGGCCAGGTCATCAAGGGCTGGGACGAGGGCGTGCAGGGCATGGCCGTGGGTGGTACGCGCCGTCTGGTGATTCCCGCCGCGTTGGGCTATGGTGCCCGCGGAGCCGGTGGTGTGATTCCTCCCAACGCCACTTTGCTGTTCGAAGTCGATCTGCTGGCGGTCTGA
- a CDS encoding nitroreductase: protein MTSSLINSASVDAAITSRMSTRAFLSTPVERAALEHLLALASRAPSGTNTQPWKVYVLQGASRDSLVDKVCTAHDALRADPSLASEYREAYDYYPEQWVSPYIDRRRENGWGLYGLLGIGKGDKDKMHAQHQRNFRFFDAPVGLMFTLDTIMGRGSLVDYGMFMQTLMVAARGHGLHTCPQAAWNGFAKIILPHIGAGENEMLVCGMSLGYADPDDKVNDFHTPREAVASFTHWLD, encoded by the coding sequence ATGACCTCTTCGCTCATCAATTCAGCCAGCGTGGATGCAGCCATCACCAGCCGGATGTCAACGCGCGCTTTTTTGTCGACCCCGGTGGAGCGCGCCGCATTGGAGCACTTGCTGGCACTGGCCAGCCGCGCGCCCTCAGGCACCAATACCCAGCCCTGGAAGGTGTATGTGTTGCAGGGCGCGAGCCGCGACTCCCTGGTGGACAAGGTGTGCACCGCCCACGATGCCTTGCGGGCAGACCCTTCGCTGGCATCGGAATACCGCGAGGCCTATGACTACTACCCCGAGCAGTGGGTCAGTCCCTACATTGACCGTCGCCGTGAAAACGGCTGGGGACTGTATGGGTTGCTGGGCATCGGCAAGGGCGACAAGGACAAGATGCATGCACAGCACCAGCGCAATTTCCGGTTTTTTGACGCACCGGTGGGCCTGATGTTCACCCTGGACACCATCATGGGACGGGGCTCGCTGGTGGACTACGGCATGTTCATGCAAACCCTGATGGTGGCGGCACGCGGACATGGCTTGCACACCTGCCCGCAGGCCGCGTGGAACGGGTTCGCCAAGATCATCTTGCCGCACATCGGCGCAGGCGAAAACGAGATGCTGGTGTGTGGCATGTCGCTCGGTTACGCCGATCCGGACGACAAGGTCAATGACTTCCACACCCCGCGCGAGGCGGTCGCCAGCTTCACCCATTGGCTGGACTGA
- a CDS encoding thioesterase family protein, with protein MSSLNTSPRPQALPRSAYRVFRTIGTRWMDNDVYGHVNNVVYYSWFDTAVNAYLIEQGALDIHQGPVIGLVIETQCNYFAPLAFPQTVEAGLRVAHLGMSSVRYEVGLFAQDAELAAACGHFVHVYVDRETRRPAPLPDVLKTTLEALK; from the coding sequence ATGAGCTCTTTAAACACCAGCCCCCGCCCCCAGGCCCTACCGCGCTCGGCCTACCGCGTGTTTCGCACTATCGGAACACGCTGGATGGACAACGATGTCTATGGCCACGTGAACAATGTTGTCTACTACAGCTGGTTCGATACAGCTGTGAATGCTTATCTGATCGAGCAGGGGGCTCTGGATATTCACCAGGGCCCGGTGATCGGTCTGGTGATCGAAACGCAATGCAATTATTTTGCACCACTGGCCTTCCCGCAGACGGTCGAGGCGGGGCTGCGGGTGGCGCACCTGGGCATGTCCAGCGTGCGCTATGAAGTGGGCTTGTTCGCACAAGACGCAGAACTGGCCGCAGCCTGTGGCCATTTTGTGCACGTTTATGTGGACCGTGAAACACGCCGGCCGGCGCCGCTGCCGGATGTCTTGAAAACAACCCTGGAAGCCTTGAAATGA
- a CDS encoding histone deacetylase, with product MQAFYADHFVLPLPAGHRFPMAKYGRLRERLRAELPTIALAQAEAASDGELALVHTPAYIAAIQQGTLTPAAQREIGFPWSPAMAERARRSVGATIQACRHAMAGAGLAANLAGGTHHAYADKGSGFCVFNDAAVAARLMQAEHARRHRLGRPLQVAIVDLDVHQGNGTARIFANDPSVFTLSLHGAKNFPFRKEPSDLDVDLPDGCDDDGYREALERALDELTSRFDPDLIIYLAGADPHEGDRLGRLKLSFDGMESRDRRVLDWAWQRRIPLAFTMAGGYGIDMETTVQVQVNTYQVALAYAQRWAAASSEARELDGSATRRTPAHWQNAAP from the coding sequence GTGCAAGCTTTCTATGCCGATCACTTTGTCTTGCCCTTGCCGGCGGGCCACCGCTTTCCCATGGCCAAATACGGGCGCCTCAGGGAGCGCCTTCGCGCGGAACTGCCAACGATAGCGCTTGCCCAGGCCGAGGCGGCCAGTGACGGGGAACTGGCGCTGGTGCATACCCCAGCGTACATCGCAGCTATCCAGCAGGGCACATTGACGCCAGCGGCGCAGCGCGAAATCGGCTTTCCCTGGAGCCCCGCCATGGCTGAGCGGGCGCGGCGGTCGGTGGGCGCGACCATTCAGGCGTGCCGGCATGCCATGGCTGGGGCCGGTCTGGCCGCCAACCTCGCGGGCGGGACCCACCATGCGTATGCCGACAAGGGCAGCGGGTTTTGTGTGTTCAACGATGCAGCAGTGGCCGCCAGACTCATGCAGGCGGAACACGCGCGGCGCCACCGGCTGGGTCGCCCGCTGCAGGTGGCCATCGTGGATCTGGATGTGCACCAGGGCAATGGCACGGCGCGTATTTTTGCCAATGACCCCTCGGTGTTCACGCTGTCGCTGCACGGGGCAAAGAACTTTCCCTTCCGCAAGGAACCCAGCGATCTGGATGTGGACTTGCCCGACGGGTGTGATGACGATGGCTACCGTGAGGCCCTGGAGCGTGCGCTCGATGAGCTGACCAGCCGTTTTGACCCCGATCTGATCATTTACCTGGCGGGCGCAGATCCTCACGAGGGGGATCGACTGGGGCGTTTGAAACTCAGCTTTGATGGCATGGAATCGCGCGACCGGCGTGTCCTGGACTGGGCCTGGCAGCGGCGCATTCCGCTGGCATTCACGATGGCGGGAGGCTATGGCATCGACATGGAAACCACGGTACAGGTACAGGTCAACACCTACCAGGTGGCGCTTGCCTATGCGCAACGATGGGCCGCGGCATCTTCCGAGGCGCGTGAACTTGACGGTTCAGCGACAAGGCGCACGCCCGCTCACTGGCAGAATGCCGCGCCATGA
- the phaP gene encoding TIGR01841 family phasin (Members of this family are phasins (small proteins associated with inclusions such as PHA granules). Note that several different families of phasins have been named PhaP despite very little sequence similarity to each other.) produces MTMLTAEQIVAAQKANIETIFGLTQKAFEGVEKLVELNVQATKAAMSESANNAQAMLSAKDAQELMALQASLMQPLAEKATAYSRHLYDIASGTSAEFTQAAEAQASDAQKKFMAVVDNAAKNAPAGSESAVTMMKTAVTAANTAMESVQKAVKQASEMAETNFNTVASQAATATKAAAKKR; encoded by the coding sequence ATGACTATGTTGACCGCTGAACAAATTGTTGCCGCCCAGAAAGCCAACATCGAAACCATTTTCGGCCTGACCCAAAAAGCCTTTGAAGGCGTGGAAAAGCTGGTGGAACTCAACGTGCAGGCCACCAAGGCCGCCATGAGCGAGTCCGCCAACAACGCCCAGGCCATGTTGAGCGCGAAAGACGCACAAGAATTGATGGCTCTGCAAGCGAGCCTGATGCAGCCTTTGGCTGAAAAAGCCACGGCTTACAGCCGCCACCTGTACGACATCGCTTCCGGCACCAGCGCTGAATTTACCCAGGCCGCTGAAGCCCAGGCAAGCGACGCCCAGAAGAAATTCATGGCCGTCGTGGACAACGCTGCCAAGAACGCACCCGCCGGCTCCGAGTCCGCCGTGACCATGATGAAGACCGCTGTTACAGCCGCCAACACGGCCATGGAATCGGTGCAGAAGGCTGTCAAGCAAGCCAGCGAAATGGCCGAAACCAATTTCAACACCGTGGCGTCGCAAGCCGCGACAGCCACCAAGGCCGCCGCCAAGAAGCGTTGA
- a CDS encoding patatin-like phospholipase family protein, translating to MAPVKTELAHRPPRVGLALGGGAARGFAHVGVIQVLEQHNIRPDLVVGTSAGSLVAAMYASGQTAAVLEREALAMDEAMLTDWTMPLFGRGMLRGEALARYVRREVNGKLIEQMPLPLGILATDLGSGEGVLFRRGDAAQAVRASSAVPGVFVPVTIAGRDYVDGGLVAPVPVNQARSMGAEVIIAVDISSDPQGNDANGWLKVLLQTTAIMGQSINRQTLQSADVIVVRPALNGVGSADFASRQRSIDAGKAAMLAALPRLKAELAKGRAP from the coding sequence GTGGCTCCCGTCAAAACCGAGCTCGCCCACAGGCCCCCTCGGGTGGGTCTGGCGCTGGGCGGGGGCGCGGCCCGTGGTTTTGCGCATGTGGGGGTGATTCAGGTTCTGGAGCAGCACAACATTCGCCCCGATCTGGTGGTGGGAACCTCGGCCGGCAGTCTGGTGGCGGCGATGTATGCGAGCGGTCAGACTGCGGCGGTGCTGGAGCGCGAAGCGCTGGCCATGGACGAGGCCATGCTGACCGACTGGACCATGCCCTTGTTTGGCCGTGGGATGCTGCGCGGTGAGGCGTTGGCGCGGTATGTGCGCCGTGAGGTGAATGGCAAGCTGATCGAGCAGATGCCCCTGCCTCTGGGCATCTTGGCGACCGATCTGGGGAGCGGCGAGGGCGTGCTGTTTCGGCGGGGCGACGCGGCCCAGGCCGTTCGAGCTTCCAGCGCTGTGCCTGGGGTGTTTGTGCCCGTCACCATCGCGGGGCGGGATTATGTCGACGGGGGTCTGGTGGCGCCGGTGCCGGTGAATCAGGCAAGGTCCATGGGCGCCGAGGTGATCATCGCGGTGGACATCTCCAGCGACCCCCAGGGCAACGATGCCAATGGCTGGCTCAAGGTGCTGCTGCAGACCACGGCGATCATGGGTCAAAGCATCAACCGCCAGACCTTGCAGTCTGCCGATGTGATCGTGGTCCGCCCAGCGCTCAATGGGGTTGGCAGCGCCGATTTTGCGTCGCGCCAGCGCAGCATTGACGCGGGCAAGGCGGCCATGCTCGCTGCCTTGCCACGCCTCAAGGCAGAACTGGCCAAAGGGCGAGCGCCCTGA
- a CDS encoding extracellular solute-binding protein: MTLARPLALALAAAASFAVIPTAQAQDKVLNIYSARHYQTDEAMYDTFTKNTGIKINRVDADDAGIVARLRAEGSSSPADVILLVDAARMASADSQGLFQPIQSAKLDAAIPANLRATPTAEGITWTGFSTRARVIVYDPLRVNASDVATYEQLADPKLKGLLCTRSGSHPYNLSLFATVVERLGDAKGEAWLQGLVNNMARSPKGGDTDQIKAVASGECGVALTNTYYMARLIKSTKPEDQAVVDKVRVVFPNQGTSGTHVNIAGAAVAKHAKHRENAVAFMEYLASPFAQDYFANGNNEFAAAKGVKIDNPAIKAMGGDNFKAETVPLGVVAKNMTKVQQMLDRVGYK; the protein is encoded by the coding sequence ATGACCTTAGCCCGCCCACTCGCCCTGGCCCTTGCGGCCGCCGCCTCATTTGCTGTGATTCCCACCGCCCAGGCCCAGGACAAAGTCCTGAACATCTACTCGGCCCGTCATTACCAGACCGACGAGGCGATGTACGACACATTCACCAAGAACACCGGTATCAAGATCAACCGGGTCGATGCGGACGACGCCGGCATTGTGGCGCGTCTGCGCGCCGAGGGCAGCAGCTCCCCTGCAGATGTGATCCTGCTGGTCGATGCCGCGCGCATGGCCTCAGCAGACAGTCAGGGCCTGTTTCAGCCCATTCAGTCGGCCAAGCTGGACGCCGCCATCCCCGCCAACCTGCGCGCCACACCCACCGCTGAAGGCATCACCTGGACCGGGTTTTCAACCCGCGCCCGCGTGATTGTCTACGACCCGCTGCGCGTCAATGCCTCCGATGTCGCCACCTACGAACAACTGGCCGACCCCAAGCTCAAAGGGCTGCTCTGCACACGCTCCGGCTCCCACCCTTACAACCTCTCGTTGTTTGCGACCGTGGTGGAGCGGCTCGGTGACGCCAAAGGCGAGGCCTGGCTGCAGGGCCTGGTCAACAACATGGCCCGCTCCCCCAAGGGCGGCGACACCGATCAGATCAAGGCGGTGGCTTCGGGCGAGTGCGGCGTCGCGCTGACCAACACCTACTATATGGCCCGCCTGATCAAGTCCACCAAGCCCGAGGATCAGGCGGTGGTCGACAAGGTGCGCGTGGTGTTCCCCAACCAGGGCACCAGTGGCACCCACGTCAACATCGCTGGCGCAGCTGTGGCCAAGCACGCCAAACACCGCGAGAACGCCGTGGCCTTCATGGAATACCTCGCCAGCCCGTTTGCGCAAGACTATTTTGCCAACGGCAACAACGAGTTCGCGGCGGCCAAGGGCGTGAAGATCGACAACCCGGCCATCAAGGCCATGGGTGGTGACAACTTCAAGGCCGAGACCGTGCCGCTGGGTGTGGTGGCGAAGAACATGACCAAGGTGCAGCAGATGCTGGACCGTGTTGGATACAAATAA
- the ppk2 gene encoding polyphosphate kinase 2, whose amino-acid sequence MIDSHDELLHRIHNDLMDGYDEELEMEMEDRDVDALGHGTATETLTLHSEQRRVYFRELFRLQAELVKLQDWVVATGHKVVIVFEGRDAAGKGGVIKRIMQRLNPRVCRVVALPAPSDRERTQWYFQRYVPHLPAGGEIVLFDRSWYNRAGVEKVMGFCTDEQYEAFFRDVPEFEKMIVRSGIQLIKYWFSISDEEQALRFLGRIHDPLKQWKLSPMDLESRRRWELYTKAKEVMLERTHIPESPWWVVSADDKKKARLNCISHLLGQMHYSEIERPGITLPDRVRHEGYRRHEVPGQILVPEVF is encoded by the coding sequence ATGATCGACAGTCACGATGAGCTGCTTCACCGCATTCACAACGATTTGATGGACGGCTACGACGAAGAGCTGGAGATGGAAATGGAGGATCGCGATGTCGATGCGCTGGGGCATGGCACGGCGACCGAAACGCTGACACTCCATTCGGAACAGCGACGGGTGTATTTCCGTGAACTGTTCCGCTTGCAGGCCGAGCTCGTGAAATTGCAGGACTGGGTGGTGGCCACCGGGCACAAGGTGGTGATCGTGTTCGAAGGCCGCGATGCAGCCGGCAAGGGCGGTGTGATCAAGCGCATCATGCAGCGCCTGAATCCAAGGGTGTGCCGGGTGGTCGCACTGCCGGCTCCCAGCGACCGCGAGCGCACCCAGTGGTACTTCCAGCGCTATGTGCCGCATTTGCCCGCAGGCGGCGAAATTGTTTTGTTTGACCGCAGCTGGTACAACCGCGCTGGCGTTGAAAAGGTCATGGGCTTTTGTACCGACGAGCAGTACGAAGCCTTTTTCCGCGATGTGCCCGAATTCGAGAAGATGATCGTGCGCTCGGGTATTCAGCTGATCAAGTACTGGTTTTCGATTTCCGACGAAGAGCAGGCGTTGCGCTTTCTCGGGCGCATCCACGATCCGCTCAAGCAGTGGAAGCTCAGCCCCATGGATCTGGAGTCGCGCCGCCGCTGGGAGCTCTACACCAAAGCCAAGGAAGTGATGCTGGAGCGCACCCACATTCCGGAGTCGCCGTGGTGGGTGGTGTCGGCCGATGACAAGAAAAAGGCCCGCCTCAACTGCATCAGCCACCTCTTGGGCCAGATGCACTACTCAGAGATCGAACGGCCCGGCATCACGCTGCCCGACCGCGTGCGACACGAAGGCTATCGCCGCCATGAAGTGCCCGGCCAGATACTCGTCCCCGAGGTGTTTTAG
- a CDS encoding sigma-70 family RNA polymerase sigma factor yields the protein MHQARTAPTANSIASAQLGSLCAHEVMGHRDYLVAFARRKLHDPALAEDAVHDVFEAVLGGRASFAGRSALRSWLVGILKNKIVDLIRDRAHYQSVDSDADSEGDGFACQGMACPGARPDEWAEQRERLAIVMARIAQLPAGLRDVMEHRILGDESTEVVCERLGISQDSLFVRLHRARKSLDS from the coding sequence ATGCACCAGGCCAGGACAGCACCCACCGCAAACAGCATCGCATCGGCCCAGCTGGGCAGTTTGTGCGCCCATGAGGTCATGGGCCACCGGGACTATCTCGTGGCATTTGCCCGGCGCAAACTGCACGACCCCGCCCTGGCCGAAGACGCCGTGCACGACGTGTTTGAAGCGGTGCTGGGTGGCCGGGCGAGTTTTGCGGGTCGCAGTGCTTTGCGCAGCTGGTTGGTGGGTATTCTCAAGAACAAGATTGTGGATCTGATCCGGGACCGCGCGCACTACCAGTCGGTGGACAGTGATGCCGACAGCGAGGGCGATGGCTTTGCGTGTCAAGGGATGGCGTGCCCCGGTGCCCGGCCCGATGAGTGGGCCGAGCAGCGCGAGCGCCTGGCCATCGTGATGGCGCGCATTGCACAACTGCCTGCAGGCCTGCGCGATGTCATGGAACACCGGATATTGGGCGACGAATCGACCGAGGTGGTGTGCGAGCGGCTGGGCATCAGCCAGGACAGTCTGTTTGTGCGGCTGCACCGGGCCCGCAAAAGTCTGGACAGCTGA
- a CDS encoding response regulator transcription factor, producing the protein MNPAKRILVAEDQTDIRDLLALNLRGAGYAVSETRDGLSALALQTEAPCDLLVLDLMMPGMDGLEVCKTLRARGDTAPILMLTAKSTELDRVLGLELGADDYLTKPFSLAEFLARVKALLRRAEQLRAALAAQANEQESDSTLVNGGLEIQPIKRLVRVGGKPQEFTALEFDLLMHFAQHPGHVYSRAQLLSAVWGYSHDGYEHTVTTHINRLRAKLERDPLKPEFILTVRGAGYKMRERPTDPT; encoded by the coding sequence ATGAACCCTGCCAAGCGCATTCTGGTGGCCGAAGACCAGACCGATATCCGTGACCTGCTGGCGCTGAACCTGCGCGGTGCTGGCTATGCGGTGAGCGAAACCCGCGATGGCCTCAGCGCGCTGGCACTGCAAACCGAAGCGCCCTGCGACCTGCTGGTGCTGGATCTGATGATGCCGGGCATGGACGGCCTGGAAGTCTGCAAGACCCTGCGCGCCAGGGGAGACACCGCGCCCATCCTCATGCTCACCGCAAAATCCACCGAGCTCGACAGGGTACTGGGTCTGGAGCTGGGCGCCGACGATTACCTCACCAAGCCTTTCTCTCTGGCCGAGTTCCTAGCCCGGGTCAAGGCGCTGCTGCGGCGGGCCGAACAGCTGCGCGCAGCGCTCGCGGCACAGGCCAACGAACAGGAATCCGACAGCACTTTGGTCAACGGCGGGCTGGAAATCCAGCCCATCAAACGGCTGGTGAGGGTGGGCGGCAAGCCGCAAGAGTTCACGGCACTGGAGTTTGATCTCTTGATGCATTTCGCCCAGCACCCCGGCCACGTCTACTCACGGGCCCAGCTGTTGAGCGCCGTCTGGGGCTACAGCCACGACGGTTACGAACACACCGTCACCACCCACATCAACCGGCTGCGCGCCAAGCTGGAGCGTGACCCGCTCAAGCCCGAGTTCATCCTGACCGTGCGGGGCGCAGGCTACAAAATGCGTGAACGCCCGACGGACCCGACATGA
- a CDS encoding HAMP domain-containing sensor histidine kinase — translation MNVRTKLALTIGLTGLLTALGMILALVLAYERFEHESSYYRADAFLKRVTAQHTDLLSLRERFGDEFGHFLANLVLYEPDTQLYLLDPEGQVLSTSSEVPLAQAFKVNMGPVMMAASEDPMPFVLGDNPERMDIRVVVAARALRPMSIAPAPQAEGYLYLVTRARDLTESNPAALSSVLSQPVVLMMLAVVALSTLLAAWVTASITRPLKRLTGAVNQIRDEGLLAPDPTQSPMNDKRWAIPDTHNPDEFGQLARGMGAMLQTLREQWSTMHRLDHFRREGVSNLSHDLQSPLTATTTCLETLDHHWQDDAARQADRDLLAVALRNTRNAAQLVRSLGDLARLDEPAFQLKTERLNLTELLDDVSMRFTERARQGGVRLEVLDNPDQPAPLAAVDVQLIERAVANLVDNALKFSPPGSVLTLSAMRHEGGQQGPKARITVRDQGPGIHPQDLPHLFDRFYQSRNHVAPATGEGGKGLGLAIVKRITELHGGQLEVSSAPGMGTEVVLELPAT, via the coding sequence ATGAACGTCAGGACCAAGCTGGCGCTCACCATCGGGTTGACCGGGCTGCTCACCGCGCTGGGCATGATCCTGGCGCTGGTGCTGGCTTATGAGCGCTTCGAGCACGAATCGAGCTACTACCGGGCCGACGCCTTCCTCAAGCGGGTCACGGCCCAGCACACCGATCTGCTGAGCCTGCGCGAACGCTTCGGCGATGAATTCGGCCATTTTCTGGCCAACCTGGTGCTCTACGAACCCGACACGCAGCTCTACCTGCTCGATCCCGAGGGACAAGTGCTGAGCACCAGCAGCGAAGTGCCGCTGGCCCAGGCGTTCAAGGTCAACATGGGCCCGGTCATGATGGCTGCCAGCGAAGACCCGATGCCCTTTGTACTGGGCGACAACCCCGAGCGCATGGACATCCGCGTGGTGGTGGCGGCCCGGGCCTTGCGACCGATGTCCATCGCCCCAGCCCCTCAAGCCGAGGGCTACCTGTACCTCGTCACCCGCGCCCGTGATCTGACCGAGAGCAACCCGGCAGCCTTGAGCAGCGTGCTCTCACAACCGGTGGTGCTCATGATGCTGGCGGTGGTCGCCCTGTCGACTTTGCTGGCGGCCTGGGTCACTGCGTCCATCACCCGCCCGCTCAAGCGGCTCACTGGCGCAGTCAATCAGATCCGGGACGAGGGGCTGCTGGCTCCCGACCCCACCCAGAGTCCGATGAACGACAAGCGTTGGGCCATCCCCGACACCCACAACCCGGACGAATTTGGCCAGTTGGCCCGCGGCATGGGCGCCATGCTGCAAACCCTGCGTGAACAGTGGTCCACGATGCACCGGCTTGACCACTTCCGCCGCGAAGGTGTCAGCAACCTCTCACACGATCTGCAATCCCCGCTCACCGCGACCACCACCTGCCTGGAAACGCTGGACCACCACTGGCAAGACGATGCCGCTCGCCAGGCCGATCGGGATTTGCTCGCGGTGGCGCTTCGAAACACCCGCAATGCGGCGCAGCTTGTCCGCAGCCTGGGCGATCTGGCCCGGTTGGACGAGCCCGCGTTCCAGCTCAAGACCGAGCGCCTGAACCTGACCGAGCTGCTGGACGATGTGTCCATGCGGTTCACCGAGCGCGCACGACAAGGCGGCGTGAGGCTGGAGGTGCTGGACAACCCCGACCAGCCAGCCCCCCTCGCCGCGGTGGACGTGCAACTGATCGAGCGAGCTGTGGCCAACCTGGTGGACAACGCCCTCAAATTCAGCCCGCCAGGCAGCGTGCTCACCTTGAGCGCCATGCGCCACGAAGGCGGCCAGCAAGGGCCCAAAGCCCGCATCACTGTGCGCGACCAGGGGCCTGGCATTCACCCGCAAGACCTACCCCACCTCTTTGACCGGTTCTACCAAAGCCGCAACCACGTGGCGCCGGCCACCGGCGAAGGCGGCAAAGGACTGGGCCTGGCCATCGTCAAGCGCATCACCGAGCTGCACGGCGGGCAACTTGAGGTCTCCAGTGCCCCCGGTATGGGCACCGAAGTGGTTCTGGAACTGCCGGCGACTTGA
- a CDS encoding 3-hydroxyacyl-CoA dehydrogenase: MDIQGKVFIVTGGASGLGEGTARMLAANGAQVVIADMQADKGEAVAKAIGGAFVKCDVSQEADGQAVVAQAVSMGKLMGLINCAGIAPAEKTVGKNGAHSLGVFSKTITVNLVGSFNMIRLAAEAMCKNEPEATGERGVMISTASVAAYDGQIGQAAYAASKGGIVGMTLPIARDLARNGIRNMTIAPGIFGTPMLFGMPQDVQDALAASVPFPSRLGTPDDYAKLAKHIIENDMLNGEVIRLDGAIRLAPR; this comes from the coding sequence ATGGACATTCAAGGCAAGGTTTTCATCGTCACCGGTGGTGCATCGGGCTTGGGCGAAGGCACGGCACGCATGCTCGCTGCCAACGGCGCCCAAGTGGTGATCGCCGACATGCAGGCAGACAAGGGCGAAGCCGTTGCCAAGGCCATCGGCGGTGCGTTTGTGAAATGCGACGTGAGCCAGGAAGCCGATGGCCAGGCCGTGGTGGCCCAGGCGGTTTCCATGGGCAAGCTCATGGGTCTGATCAATTGCGCGGGCATCGCTCCGGCAGAAAAGACCGTGGGAAAAAACGGCGCACACTCACTCGGCGTGTTTTCCAAAACCATCACGGTCAACCTGGTGGGCAGCTTCAACATGATCCGCCTGGCCGCCGAGGCCATGTGCAAAAACGAACCCGAAGCCACGGGTGAGCGCGGGGTGATGATCTCCACCGCCAGCGTTGCGGCCTACGACGGCCAGATTGGCCAGGCGGCTTACGCGGCCAGCAAGGGCGGCATCGTGGGCATGACCCTGCCCATCGCTCGCGACCTCGCCCGCAACGGCATCCGCAACATGACCATCGCCCCGGGCATTTTTGGCACCCCCATGCTCTTTGGCATGCCGCAAGATGTTCAGGACGCGCTGGCCGCCAGCGTGCCCTTCCCCAGCCGCCTGGGCACCCCGGACGACTACGCCAAGCTCGCCAAACACATCATCGAAAACGACATGCTCAACGGCGAAGTGATTCGCCTGGACGGCGCGATCCGCCTGGCCCCGCGCTGA